The sequence gaagggaagggaagggaagggaagggaagggaagggaagggaagggaagagaaggggaggggaggggagaggagaggagaggaaaagaaaagaaagaaaaaaaaagaaaagaaaagaaagaaaagaaaaaagaaaaagaaaagaaaagaaaaaaagaaaagaaaagaaagaaaagaaaagaaaagaagaaaagaaagaaagaaaagaaagaaaagaaaagaaaagaaaagaaaagaaaagaaaagaaaagaaaagaaaagaaaagaaaagaaaagaaaagaaaagaaagaaaatgaggttgCCTTCAGCCTTCAAGGGCTTGGTAAGTCTTccattgccttttatttttcacctTGTCCCGTCGAATCAGTGCAACACAGATCAAGGCCtggataaatatttgtgaattgtTTGAACTTTGTTCTGTGCCCCTAAATACTCTTAGGAAATCACTTTTGGAGTTTGAAGATCCCCTCCCCAGAACCAGGTTGATTCAGGGCCAATTGCGGTGAGAACACTAGAGGTGTAAGGGTATTTGAAAGTCTGCAGGATCTTTTGGAAAATGATTATTACTGTGTGAGTGGCTACAAATAAACTTATACCCAAAGTAATTCTTTTGGAGCATTTTGACCCAAAGAATGATTTTTTGACGATGAGTGTTCAAGAATACTTAGCAGCCAGCTACCAAATAATCTGCCCTTGCTGGGTTTCACATCTCCACTAATTTCTAATTTGCCTCTCATACCCCACAGACCTCGCcatatgttctctctccctctccttccccatctcttctgtctctttgcccctctccctgtccctctctccctgtccctctctccctgtctctctccccttctcctcctctctctccctctcacctctctcctcctctttttccttctccttctctgtctctccttctccctctccatctctgtctctctctgtctctgtctctgtgtctctttctcccaGCCCCACACCAGCGTTCCTCTGGGAGGGACCAGAGTGAGGAAGTGAATTTCTCTGAGGTCAGTCCCCCGTGTAATCCTGAAAGGGGTATGTGGGCAGGGGTCCGGGCCAGCTGGGCGGCATGCTAGCCACCCTAGAGATCCCCAGGAACATCAGTCTTGTAATGTATGTGCTTATGGGCCCCAAGGTGAGGCGAGTCCTCCATGGAGAGAGAAGATAGAAGCTTCCAGGCAGACACGGCATCTCTCTGGTGACACATCCTCGGGGGCCCTGTGGCAATCTCATGATTATACTGTTGAATTTGGGTTTGATTGGGCGAGTCACTTGATCTCTGCTTCCTCTACttcctcagccataaaatggGCCCACCGCTTCCTAGGTCGACATCAGGGGACCCtgtaaaaatgagcaaagattgATGTTCACAACCAGGAGAGCGAAAGCTCCAAAGCTCGGTCCTACTGCTTCCCGTTAGTTGACTTGAGGCGCTgggggtctctctccctctcagtttcctctctgaaAACTAACGATAATGATAGGAAGCATCCCTCAGGGCTGTTCGGAGGATGAAAGGAGATGATACTGTGCATGAAGTAGAGTATCCGATACCTTTGCTTGCTTTGCCTGCCTGTAGCCCACTTGATCGTCTAACATGTGTCACCAGTCTGTGACCAGAAGGCCGGAATCCTGGGAGAAACCTAGCCCGAAAGGGGAAGGCTCTCGTTTTACAGACAAGAAAGGGGAAACCAGTGAGGCTGGCTGACCGGCCCAGGGCTAGCCGGTGCACGAGGGAGAAAGCAAGAGTTAAGGGCTCAGGTCTCCTAACTGTTGGGTCGGGGCCACTCTCCAATTTTCCCTCCTTCGAAGGCTGATCTTTCTAGCCCCAGAGGCCCTTTTCTCGGTCTTTAACCCCAAGGCTGCTTCATACCATGAACCAGCACAGTCCCTGGGGCTCCTACATTGAGCGCATGAAGCCTGAAGATGCCCTCCTCTCGGGAGAGGCCTCCCCAGCACCCTGCAGAAGGCCAGGAAGGGGGGAAAGGCTCTCTCCTGAGGAAGGGACCCCAGGGAAGCCTCCCAAGGGCCAGCAGGTGAGGGGGGAGGCGGGAGAGAGCTGCCCAGGCGGCCTAGGGTTGCCCTAGTAACCATGTGGGCCCCATTCAGGAACTGATCCCAACTCCTAGATGCAAAAGGGTCGCCTTCCCCAGCCACGGGGATGGAGGGAAGACCGGGAGTAAGGTGGGGGCCGGTGCTGCCAGTTCCAACCTTCCACCTTCcgtggaagaaaaaagaaagaaagagaatagctCTTTGAATCTTCTGGCCTGAGTGAACCGTAAAAACCACCCATTTAATATGAAGCCTTTTGTGGCACCAGAGGGAAGCAGGCCCCCCTCTGTTACCAGCCCTATGAAACAATATGCCagaaggggggggtggggtggggggacaaatCCCAAACCCTGCCACTTTCTGGGGGCTCTAAACTCTTCTTGCTCCTGTTCCTTTATTCAGGCTGATGACAAAGACCATTTGCTACCAATTtattggaaactttttttttttcacagcttgAGCTGCTTAAATGCGGGGCGCTCCTTCTCCCCAAATCGCTGTCAGACACTTGCTGAATGGGCCAGGCTCAATTATGCTCCCTCCACAGGTTCAGCTCACACTGTGACCCTGCATGGCTTCCTGCTATTCATATGTGTTACTTCCCCTTTGTGGTAATGGCTTGTGGCACTTGGCCAGAAAACATTATTAATTTCAGAAGTGGACTGACAAACAACAAACCCACAGTGAAGCGAGAGGAAGTGCTGGGGAGGCCAGCTGTCGGCTGGAGCGGAGCAGTAGGAACCCAACGTATGCAGGTTCCAGGAGGAAAGGAGATGATAATCCACAAAGAGGAAATGCACTAAAATTATCCACAGCCCATcgtaaagaaaaaagagagagagagaaaagaaagaaagagaaaagaaatcagagaaaagaaaggggggggggagcacgCAGCTACTTGAGCTGCAGCTGGACAGGAAATTGCTAACGCTGCTTGCAAATCCCTACTTTGAACAGGCAGTTTAGGGAATGCCAGGAGCGGAAACCGTTCAGAACTGGATTAACACGAGCCAAGTTGAACTGCAACCCACTTCTCCTTTCTAAGCTCTGGCTGACTTGGGGCACCCAAATGGGAACGACTGAGCTGGTATTTTTCTGcactgtttgtttgctttttatacaTGCTTAGTCGCTAAAAGTCAGTCTGGACAGTTTGATAGGATTGCTGTGAAATCATCAGAGCCACTTGCCTTCTATAAGGTAGATCAAGTGGGATGGACCAAACCATCCCACTAGGATCTCCCCCTGGGCCCTGTGGGTGAAGAGCTCACCTTTCTCCTCAATGCAGGTAAAGGGACTAAGTTCATTCGAAAAGAGCCCGAAATGTAGGTATGTTCTAATTCTTTTGATTTCAGACGCCTGCCCTTTATTTTGGTTTGTGTACTTTTACATTTGGGACCAGGAGAGTGGATGTCCCAGGGAAAGTGACAGGATATTAAGCCTTTACCTTAAAAGGAACTGTTCAAAATTACCTCGACCTAAGTAAGGTTCAATAGTGGTTTCTGGCCCACATACTAAACCAGTGAAGCACAAAGCACATTAGAACAGGACTGGCAAAGCTTGATCCCAAGTGCCAATGTCAAATTTTAAGGCCCACATCCAGGCTCAGTGTGAAGCTTAGCTATACCTTGCCATGTATAGGAGAGAGCCAAGGGGAGTCCTCACTCTTGGTCCATTTGTTATTCCGACGCTAGGATCATTTGCAGGTGGAATTGCCATAGGAACAAACCAGAAAGAGAATTATCCGTTTTCTCCCTGGCATGTGTATTACTGAGTAGAAGACCctgacagagaagcagagaggttaacaccattcttcttcttctgcgGGTACCCTCCCCCCCTTTATGACAAGTCCTGAATATCCAAACCTTATTATCTCAACAAGGTGTGCTCTATGGCTTCATTTTTCATCAAGAGCATTACTATTTTCTTAAGCCAGAACTGTATCCCTAAAGTATTATCAGGACACATAATACAGTCAGTTCACTCTCTGATGTCATCTTTGCTTGAAGCAAAAGATTAATTTCATGAACTACACCTGAAAAACATTCCTGGGGCTGCTGAAACCCTGGGAACTCTGTGCCACTGTTCCTACAGTACTTTCCAAGCCACTAGcactcctccccccaaaaaaaaaattcctccgcAGTATCATTTCACATGTAGGTACAATTatggagagattttaaaaaagaaaaaatacattcgATAGCCAAAAtagttatttattaataatttaaggTTTTacattcttataataaatttcaGCTCAAAACTTTACACCATGAACATAATGGAGCGACCTAACTCTCCCTTTCACAATCATATGCACTTCACCTATCAGACGGGGacccatgctcacacacacacttccagttttatacaaatttttttttaaaaaggaaagaaaccaaccCAAAGTATTGCATTTGAGGTGACACTCCCTGAAGAATTTTTGTACAGAGGTAATATACTGTTTAGCACAGctgaagttaaaaagaaaaaaaaaagtgagcccaTGATTTTGGTGTCTTTCCAAGATATCCCCTTTGAGACAACACAAgccaaaatatttacaaaggtAAGGCATAGTCAAACTacagtaagaggaaaaaaaaatcacaaggaagataTATGAAAGAGATTAAAGGCTGCACCATACCAAGGTCTCAGTGATAACAGTGTCCATGAAAACATCATTCAGAGTTGGTGAAGTCGAGCATGCTGCAAATATATCCTTTGGATTAGAAAAGAgcaaacatttctatttttttttgttgttttgttttcagaagtgGCGTActgctctttctccctttggatgatttcttttaaacccatcaaagaaaaaacaaacacggTTCAAACAAACACTGTCAAGTGACTTAAGATCAAATATTTACAATGATCAAATGGAGTatcagatttattttacttattattatttatttttgttttgtttttttgttttgtttttgtttttttgcaaacTGATACTACAAATACAGAGCTGAAACCTCTCTTTGGCTCCTCTATATGCAAAATTGAATCAGTCTTCACTGAAGACAATATATAGTCAGTTCCAGACGCAAAAGGAAAACAGTCACACAAGGCCCTAGAGAACACACGCTCCTACCCCTACCATTTGGTCCTACCCTATATACCTGGAAAAACGCTCAAATTCCAGTCCCTGCATGGGTAGGCTGTACACATAGGTATGGAGCAAACCTACAGCCTGGATCTACACAGCATGTTCTGTTCTTCCAACAAGAGTGGAGCAAATCTCTGCCATTGTAATAACCAATTCCACATTTGGGAACCTTGTCTAATACAGACAACTGGAGTCATTTTGACCCCTGGGGCCACATACAAAGAAAGCAGCCCAGCTGATGCTGCCAAGAGAAACGGCTAAAGGAACGGACATATCCCACCGAGGGGCGTGGGGCCTTTCACGTGGACTGCAGGGAGTCCACCTGGTAGACATTCTGGTTGGAGGGGGTGGTGAAATAGAGCTGCTGCGCGGGGACCCGATTGTCACAGGGGCTGCTGAGTCCAAGCGTCCTCTCGAAGTCCAGCAGCTGGCCCATGAAGTTGAAATTGGGGGAGATGTTGGATTTCTTCATCTTGACAATGTCGTAAGCATCGTTCATTGACAGATTGAGCTTCTGCATAAGATAAGCCACAGTGACAGTGACCGAGCGGCTGATGCCAGCCAAGCAATGCACCAAGACACCACAGTTTTTGCCCCGGGCTTCATCTGTAAAcacaaaaaggaaagcaaaggttTCAGTAGACCAAAAATCACTCTTTGTGAATGATCAGCCTAAGAACCgaatttaggaggaaaaaaaaaaaaaagaaaataaagaaagaaagaagaaagactcgTGTGTGGCAGTTGAGCCCCGCAGGCAGCAGCAAATGTATCATTGCGATAAAACATGTACACTGGGCACAATtacatatttcagatattttctgaAAAGGCAGCTTTTGTATTAAGTTTCTGCcaacaaaaaaatccttaatGTGTGCATTCTTTGCCTCAGCATGTGAATACCAGAAACCCTGCAATATGGTCTTGAATGCCTTTTATACAGACAAGCAGACTGCAAGGGTCTATTAAATTATTCTCCAACTGTTGTGCAGCTAACAATGGAGGTATTCAggcattttaaaagagagagggaagtcACAGGGGACAGCCCATTAGGAGGAACAGGATGTCGACATGGCCTGAAAATGAGTTCCTTTGTAATAGGAAATGCATTACAATGCCTGGAGATTCGCTTCTCCAGGCTTCCAGCCCACAGTCCTTCCTGCTGGGCTCAGGTTACCACTGTCTCACTGTTAACCGGTATCACAGTAACATTCAACTGGATTACAACATCCAGCATTCAGAGGGGTTTCCAACAACTAACCCGCTATCCTACTGTAACTCCCGgggcttttaaaattataaagcgATGCTAAAATGCCTGTCCGTAGGGAGTACTCTCATCTCTCATCTAGCCTTCCCCAAGTCCAAAGACTGTGAGAAAATTCTCTTGCCCGATTATGCACAGGCTGCTTTCAAATGAGTGAATGCAAAGACTCGAGAAACGCCGTTTCGAATACACCTGTGGTTTGCAGCCAAGTCGAAAGGCACTTTTCGTCCTCTTGGCGAGAAGATGAACCAGAATTAagaacccacccccacccccgtaaCATTAGAGACCTGCAGTCGGCCGGGCTAGCCAGCGGCAAGAAAGATTAACAGCTTAGGTTCGATGAATGGCTGGGAATTTTGCATTTAAAAGTCTTGAGGAAGGACGGTTCATTAGTCTCACCTATGAAAGAAATGGCCTCGGGGAAAAACTGGGACAGGTTTTGACTCCAGTGATCCGAGATGGGGATCTGCTTGTATTTGAACTCTCCTGCGTTCTCAAAGAGATTCGGCAAATTGGGGGTGACGTTCAAGATGTATTTGATGCCGAACTCCTCCAACACGTCCAGGTTGGTGGAGTCCTTGGCACAGCCCAAGTAGAGGAAGGGCAAGATCTCCACGGGGAAAGAAGGCTGGCTGTTGGAGAGCGGGCTGCCATCCGAGTCCGTCGCGCTATTGGGGTCTCGGTCAAGGTCAGACTCAATATCCGAGGAGGAGTCGGAGCTGATCCGCAGGCCCCCGAGGCCCAGCACTGGCAACGGTGGCGAGCTGCTGCTACACGAGCCGTCCAGGTTGGTCTCGCAGTGCAGGGCGAACTCGGCTTGGAACTTACTGAAGCCACCTGCCAGGGCGAGAAGAGCAACCGTGTAACCTGAGATCCCGTAGTAGTTTTCACAGCTTGCGAGAGCCGCAGCCGGGCGGGCGCGGGCCACCCCACAGCACCCTCCGAAACCCCCTCCACCCCGAGCCAACTGCAGGAGAGAGAGACACTTTAAAAAAACGTGCACCCTGGGGAGTGGAACGAACAGGCCCGCCTTCCCTGGAAACCCTTCTGCTTTCCAATCCGGAAATGCACAAAATGGcaacttttctaaatatttttttttttgaggggcgAGGAGGTGCAAATCTGCAGCCCAgccccccctcctccttcccccggCCCGT comes from Canis lupus baileyi chromosome 13, mCanLup2.hap1, whole genome shotgun sequence and encodes:
- the DUSP6 gene encoding dual specificity protein phosphatase 6; the encoded protein is MIDTLRPVPFASEMAISKTVAWLNEQLELGNERLLLMDCRPQELYESSHIESAINVAIPGIMLRRLQKGNLPVRALFTRGEDRDRFTRRCGTDTVVLYDESSSDWNENTGGESVLGLLLKKLKDEGCRAFYLEGGFSKFQAEFALHCETNLDGSCSSSSPPLPVLGLGGLRISSDSSSDIESDLDRDPNSATDSDGSPLSNSQPSFPVEILPFLYLGCAKDSTNLDVLEEFGIKYILNVTPNLPNLFENAGEFKYKQIPISDHWSQNLSQFFPEAISFIDEARGKNCGVLVHCLAGISRSVTVTVAYLMQKLNLSMNDAYDIVKMKKSNISPNFNFMGQLLDFERTLGLSSPCDNRVPAQQLYFTTPSNQNVYQVDSLQST